Proteins from one Setaria italica strain Yugu1 chromosome V, Setaria_italica_v2.0, whole genome shotgun sequence genomic window:
- the LOC101764900 gene encoding E3 ubiquitin-protein ligase MARCH2, with the protein MRRDAVAAGPTAAGALPPIAATPVLPADAVVIDVEGAPLPAGGPGTGCRICHLGPEDCVSAAPGSEVIRLGCGCKDELGAAHRQCAEAWFRIKGDRRCEICGSDAKNITGLEVKKFMEQWHGRRVANIQTTQERESHCWRQQPFCNFLLASILIIFMLPWFLHVNLF; encoded by the exons ATGCGGCgagacgccgtcgccgccgggcccACGGCGGCAGGCGCCTTGCCGCCGATCGCCGCCACCCCCGTGCTCCCGGCGGATGCGGTGGTCATCGACGTCGAGggggcgccgctgccggcgggggGCCCTGGGACGGGGTGCCGGATCTGCCACCTCGGCCCCGAGGACTGCgtgtcggcggcgccggggtcCGAGGTGATCCGGCTCGGCTGCGGCTGCAAGGACGAGCTCGGCGCCGCGCACCGGCAATGCGCCGAGGCGTGGTTTAGGATCAAGGGCGATAG GCGCTGCGAAATATGTGGTTCAGATGCCAAAAACATTACTGGGTTGGAAGTGAAAAAATTCATGGAGCAATGGCATGGCCGAAGAGTGGCAAACATCCAAACAACACAGGAGAGAGAAAGTCATTGCTGGAGACAGCAGCCTTTCTGTAATTTCTTGTTAGCAAGCATACTGATTATTTTCATGCTACCCTGGTTTCTCCATGTAAATTTATTCTGA
- the LOC101763947 gene encoding pathogen-related protein isoform X2: protein MDSSGGDRYRSHLAGEGEKNTVWRHGAPPTYDAVNALFEAERTQEWPAGSLEEVVQNAIKTWEMELSHKARLSDFKSVSPGRFTLSVNGGRARSGEETLAVGSYNALLDSPLLASAGAYDAAAETFASSHDLFRAAFPRGFAWEVLGVYSGPPVIAFKFRHWGHMEGPYKGHAATGEKVEFRGVAVLKVDEQLRAEDVEVYYDPGELLGGLLKGPKVASSEEERGEVVLAERLSEAATVSASGADPPPRACPFLSSGKPQ from the exons ATGGACTCTTCCGGGGGCGACCGCTACAGGTCTCACCTGGCCGGCGAGGGCGAGAAGAACACCGTGTGGCGGCACGGCGCGCCGCCCACGTACGACGCCGTGAACGCCCTCTTCGAGGCCGAGCGCACACAG GAGTGGCCGGCGGGGTcgctggaggaggtggtgcagaACGCGATCAAGACGTGGGAGATGGAGCTGTCGCACAAGGCGCGCCTCTCGGACTTCAAGTCGGTGAGCCCGGGGCGGTTCACCCTGTCCGTGaacggcggccgcgcgcggagCGGGGAGGAGACGCTGGCCGTGGGCAGCTACAACGCGCTGCTGGACAGCCCGCTCCTGGCGAGTGCGGGCGCGTACGACGCCGCGGCCGAGACGTTCGCGTCCTCGCACGACCTGTTCCGCGCCGCGTTCCCGCGCGGGTTCGCGTGGGAGGTGCTTGGCGTCTACTCCGGCCCGCCCGTGATCGCCTTCAAGTTCCGGCACTGGGGGCACATGGAGGGGCCCTACAAgggccacgccgccaccggcgagaAGGTCGAGttccgcggcgtcgccgtcctCAAG GTGGACGAGCAGCTGCGGGCGGAGGACGTGGAGGTGTACTACGACCCGGGCGAGCTTTTGGGTGGGCTCCTCAAGGGCCCCAAGGTGGCTTCCTCCGAGGAGGAACGCGGCGAGGTGGTGCTCGCCGAGAGGCTCAGCGAGGCGGCTACCGTGTCGGCGTCCGGTGCTGACCCGCCACCGCGAGCCTGCCCCTTTCTAAGCTCCGGGAAGCCGCAGTGA
- the LOC101766525 gene encoding transcription repressor OFP1 codes for MHLREAMEGSGAGAGTGRKKLKHRLAAILSVFSRRAGGGRKRRENENEDEAKPPPLAFPSYSRLGIGGGGKKPGGGIVERRLSLSAPRAAPLVHITIDCAGRRSVDAADPSLLPLPPLDAADRKAERRVGAGDWEGRKCPPSSPFVAHLPPLPPVARWKERANGSSRRLSTHSSRRLLVSSSSSDDEYDEDSRNLFSSRSFSSDSSDFYNCPRKNTMARASVSGPCRAPPARARRGASQSCRYSFELPRGSTASAATDGGFAVVKRSADPYEDFRKSMQEMIAEWPAGGDVGDAGEGEHSAERLLETYLVLNSPRHYPAILAAFADVRETFCP; via the coding sequence ATGCACCTCCGCGAGGCGATGGAGGgctccggcgcgggcgccggcacCGGGCGCAAGAAGCTCAAGCACCGCCTCGCGGCGATCCTCTCGGTGTTCTCCCGCCGCGCCGGGGGCGGCAGGAAGCGCCGCGAGAACGAGAACGAGGACGAGGCGAAGCCGCCACCGCTGGCATTCCCGTCCTACTCCCGcctcggcatcggcggcggcggcaagaagccCGGGGGTGGGATCGTCGAGCGCAGGCTGTCCCTCTcagcgccgcgcgccgcgccgctggtCCACATCACCATCGACTGCGCGGGCCGCCGCTCCGTCGACGCGGCCGACCCGTCCCTCCTCCCACTCCCGCCGCTCGACGCCGCGGACAGgaaggcggagcggcgggtcgGGGCCGGCGACTGGGAGGGCCGCAAGtgcccgccgtcctcgccgttcGTCGCGCacctgccgccgctcccgcccgtgGCGCGGTGGAAGGAGCGGGCCAACGGCTCGTCGCGCCGGCTGTCGACGCACTCGTCCCGCAGGCTGCTCGTCAGCAGCTCGTCCTCCGACGACGAGTACGACGAGGACTCGAGGAACCTCTTCTCGTCGCGGAGCTTCTCCTCCGACTCGTCCGACTTCTACAACTGCCCGCGCAAGAACACCATGGCGCGCGCCTCCGTCTCGGGCCcgtgccgcgcgccgccggcccgcgcgcggcgcggcgcgtccCAGAGCTGCCGGTACAGCTTCGAGCTGCCGCGGGGCTCGACGGCGTCCGCGGCCACGGACGGCGGGTTCGCGGTGGTGAAGCGGTCGGCCGACCCGTACGAGGACTTCCGCAAGTCGATGCAGGAGATGATCGCCgagtggccggcgggcggggacgtcggcgacgccggcgagggggAGCACAGCGCGGAGCGGCTGCTGGAGACGTACCTCGTGCTCAACTCCCCGCGCCACTACCCGGCGATCCTCGCGGCGTTCGCCGACGTGCGGGAGACGTTCTGCCCATGA
- the LOC101766115 gene encoding GTP-binding protein At2g22870, with protein MLLHHRLLPRLVLLPSTHTSTSTLLRPSRLPRHLSISPRFCALSHLAVPQIVDQSDNEGTPHGDVQVKLPLDRLFVPPGATVDAGDQEAVSARVLKGSNIVLGPYARGDAQVVNADFVKSSVRPDDCPRDGLPEFALVGRSNVGKSSLLNSLVRRKRLALTSKKPGKTQCINHFKVNDSWYLVDLPGYGYASAPQEARTNWDEFTRNYFLSRENLVSVFLLIDASIPAKKIDLDYASWLGQKKVPMTLVFTKCDKRKKKKNGGRRPEENVETFQSLIREYFEAAPPWIMTSSVTNQGRDEILLHMSQLRNYWLKH; from the exons atgctcctccaccaccgcctcctcccccgcctaGTACTCCTTCCTTCcacccacacctccacctccaccctcCTCCGTCCCTCGCGTTTGCCGCGCCACCTCTCCATCTCGCCCCGCTTCTGCGCGCTCTCCCACCTCGCGGTGCCCCAGATCGTCGACCAATCCGACAACGAGGGGACGCCCCACGGGGATGTGCAGGTCAAGCTCCCGCTCGACCGCCTCTTCGTGCCTCCCGGGGCGACAGTGGATGCCGGGGATCAGGAGGCCGTGAGCGCGCGGGTCCTCAAGGGTTCCAACATCGTGCTAGGCCCGTACGCGCGCGGCGATGCGCAGGTTGTCAACGCGGATTTCGTGAAGAGCAGCGTGCGTCCCGATGACTGTCCCCGGGACGGGCTTCCGGAGTTTGCGCTCGTTGGGCGGTCCAACGTTGGCAAATCGTCGCTGCTCAACTCGCTCGTCCGCCGCAAGCGCCTCGCGCTCACCTCCAAGAAGCCTG GGAAGACCCAATGTATCAATCATTTCAAAGTAAATGACAGCTGGTATCTCGTTGACTTGCCTGGTTATGG ATATGCTTCTGCGCCACAGGAAGCTCGTACAAATTGGGATGAATTTACTAGAAATTACTTTCTCAGTAGGGAGAATTTGGTATctgtttttcttcttatagatgcAAGTATACCTGCCAAGAAGATTGATCTTGACTATGCTAGTTGGCTTGGTCAAAAGAAG GTCCCCATGACACTGGTGTTCACAAAATGTGACAaacgcaagaagaagaaaaatggaggGAGGAGACCGGAAGAAAACGTGGAAACTTTCCAGAGTCTGATCCGTGAATACTTCGAGGCGGCACCTCCCTGGATCATGACAAGCAGCGTGACCAACCAGGGCCGTGACGAGATACTGCTGCACATGTCTCAGCTTAGGAATTATTGGCTCAAGCATTGA
- the LOC101763947 gene encoding pathogen-related protein isoform X3 produces MQEWPAGSLEEVVQNAIKTWEMELSHKARLSDFKSVSPGRFTLSVNGGRARSGEETLAVGSYNALLDSPLLASAGAYDAAAETFASSHDLFRAAFPRGFAWEVLGVYSGPPVIAFKFRHWGHMEGPYKGHAATGEKVEFRGVAVLKVAAFPLPHAPYQLQANTRWTSSCGRRTWRCTTTRASFWVGSSRAPRWLPPRRNAARWCSPRGSARRLPCRRPVLTRHREPAPF; encoded by the exons ATGCAGGAGTGGCCGGCGGGGTcgctggaggaggtggtgcagaACGCGATCAAGACGTGGGAGATGGAGCTGTCGCACAAGGCGCGCCTCTCGGACTTCAAGTCGGTGAGCCCGGGGCGGTTCACCCTGTCCGTGaacggcggccgcgcgcggagCGGGGAGGAGACGCTGGCCGTGGGCAGCTACAACGCGCTGCTGGACAGCCCGCTCCTGGCGAGTGCGGGCGCGTACGACGCCGCGGCCGAGACGTTCGCGTCCTCGCACGACCTGTTCCGCGCCGCGTTCCCGCGCGGGTTCGCGTGGGAGGTGCTTGGCGTCTACTCCGGCCCGCCCGTGATCGCCTTCAAGTTCCGGCACTGGGGGCACATGGAGGGGCCCTACAAgggccacgccgccaccggcgagaAGGTCGAGttccgcggcgtcgccgtcctCAAGGTTGCTGCGTTTCCTTTGCCCCACGCGCCTTATCAGTTACAGGCTAATACTAG GTGGACGAGCAGCTGCGGGCGGAGGACGTGGAGGTGTACTACGACCCGGGCGAGCTTTTGGGTGGGCTCCTCAAGGGCCCCAAGGTGGCTTCCTCCGAGGAGGAACGCGGCGAGGTGGTGCTCGCCGAGAGGCTCAGCGAGGCGGCTACCGTGTCGGCGTCCGGTGCTGACCCGCCACCGCGAGCCTGCCCCTTTCTAA
- the LOC101766944 gene encoding indole-3-pyruvate monooxygenase YUCCA2: protein MDPWSESEGKRAHDPIFQCFNQNQNHLQSVENCWKERSVDGVVARSERTCFWVSGPIIVGAGPSGLAVAACLKEKGIGSLILERSNCIASLWQLKTYDRLSLHLPRKFCELPLMPFPADYPIYPSKQQFVAYLESYAARFGINPMYNCTVVHAEYDEQLLLWRVSSQTSGAMGEEVQYVSRWLIIATGENAEAVQPDIDGLQEFPGTVLHTSAYKSGSAFTGKRVLVLGCGNSGMEVCLDLCNHNAEPHIVVRDAVHILPREMLGHSTFGLSMWLLKWLPVHVVDRILLCIARAILGDTARLGLKRPTFGPLELKSLSGKTPVLDVGTFAKIKSGDIKVRPAVRKISGRDVEFVDGQLEGFDAIVLATGYKSNVPFWLKDRELFSEKDGLPRKAFPNGWKGENGLYSVGFTRRGLMGTSLDARRIAHDIEQQWKAKGTRPDVFL, encoded by the exons ATGGACCCCTGGAGTGAAAGTGAGGGCAAGAGAGCCCATGATCCTATCTTCCAATGTTTCAACCAAAACCAAAATCACCTCCAATCTGTTGAGAACTGCTGGAAGGAAAGGAGCGTGGATGGTGTTGTTGCTCGCTCGGAGCGCACATGCTTCTGGGTTTCAGGGCCAATTATCGTGGGTGCCGGACCATCAGGGCTCGCTGTTGCTGCATGTCTCAAGGAGAAGGGGATTGGTAGCCTTATTCTTGAGCGCTCCAACTGTATAGCTTCCCTCTGGCAGCTGAAGACGTATGATCGTCTCAGCCTTCATCTTCCCAGGAAATTCTGTGAGCTTCCTCTCATGCCTTTCCCTGCAGACTACCCTATCTATCCCTCGAAGCAGCAGTTTGTAGCGTACCTGGAGAGCTATGCCGCACGTTTCGGCATAAATCCTATGTACAATTGCACGGTGGTGCATGCAGAGTATGATGAACAGCTTCTGCTATGGCGTGTGAGTTCTCAAACTTCTGGCGCAATGGGAGAGGAGGTCCAGTATGTATCCCGGTGGCTTATTATTGCAACTGGTGAGAACGCTGAAGCTGTGCAGCCAGATATTGATGGCCTACAAGAGTTCCCGGGAACAGTTTTGCACACCAGTGCATATAAAAGTGGCAGTGCATTCACAGGAAAGCGCGTTCTTGTCCTTGGATGTGGAAACTCAGGAATGGAGGTGTGCTTAGACCTCTGCAATCACAATGCAGAGCCCCATATTGTAGTAAGAGATGCT GTACACATCTTGCCCCGGGAGATGCTGGGTCACTCCACCTTTGGTCTGTCAATGTGGTTGCTCAAGTGGCTCCCGGTCCACGTTGTGGACCGTATTCTACTGTGCATAGCACGAGCCATCCTTGGGGATACTGCTCGGCTCGGGCTAAAGCGGCCAACCTTTGGTCCTCTTGAGCTCAAGTCACTCTCAGGGAAGACTCCAGTTCTTGACGTCGGCACCTTTGCAAAGATTAAATCTGGTGATATCAAG GTACGACCTGCCGTAAGAAAGATATCGGGAAGAGATGTAGAATTTGTGGACGGTCAGTTGGAGGGTTTTGATGCCATTGTTCTCGCAACTGGCTACAAGAGCAACGTTCCCTTCTGGCTCAAG GACCGAGAGTTATTTTCTGAAAAAGATGGCTTGCCAAGAAAAGCATTTCCAAACGGGTGGAAGGGTGAGAATGGCCTATACTCGGTTGGATTCACCCGGCGTGGACTGATGGGGACATCGCTCGATGCCAGGAGGATCGCTCACGACATCGAGCAGCAATGGAAGGCCAAAGGGACGCGTCCGGATGTGTTCCTGTAG
- the LOC101763947 gene encoding pathogen-related protein isoform X1 has translation MDSSGGDRYRSHLAGEGEKNTVWRHGAPPTYDAVNALFEAERTQEWPAGSLEEVVQNAIKTWEMELSHKARLSDFKSVSPGRFTLSVNGGRARSGEETLAVGSYNALLDSPLLASAGAYDAAAETFASSHDLFRAAFPRGFAWEVLGVYSGPPVIAFKFRHWGHMEGPYKGHAATGEKVEFRGVAVLKVAAFPLPHAPYQLQANTRWTSSCGRRTWRCTTTRASFWVGSSRAPRWLPPRRNAARWCSPRGSARRLPCRRPVLTRHREPAPF, from the exons ATGGACTCTTCCGGGGGCGACCGCTACAGGTCTCACCTGGCCGGCGAGGGCGAGAAGAACACCGTGTGGCGGCACGGCGCGCCGCCCACGTACGACGCCGTGAACGCCCTCTTCGAGGCCGAGCGCACACAG GAGTGGCCGGCGGGGTcgctggaggaggtggtgcagaACGCGATCAAGACGTGGGAGATGGAGCTGTCGCACAAGGCGCGCCTCTCGGACTTCAAGTCGGTGAGCCCGGGGCGGTTCACCCTGTCCGTGaacggcggccgcgcgcggagCGGGGAGGAGACGCTGGCCGTGGGCAGCTACAACGCGCTGCTGGACAGCCCGCTCCTGGCGAGTGCGGGCGCGTACGACGCCGCGGCCGAGACGTTCGCGTCCTCGCACGACCTGTTCCGCGCCGCGTTCCCGCGCGGGTTCGCGTGGGAGGTGCTTGGCGTCTACTCCGGCCCGCCCGTGATCGCCTTCAAGTTCCGGCACTGGGGGCACATGGAGGGGCCCTACAAgggccacgccgccaccggcgagaAGGTCGAGttccgcggcgtcgccgtcctCAAGGTTGCTGCGTTTCCTTTGCCCCACGCGCCTTATCAGTTACAGGCTAATACTAG GTGGACGAGCAGCTGCGGGCGGAGGACGTGGAGGTGTACTACGACCCGGGCGAGCTTTTGGGTGGGCTCCTCAAGGGCCCCAAGGTGGCTTCCTCCGAGGAGGAACGCGGCGAGGTGGTGCTCGCCGAGAGGCTCAGCGAGGCGGCTACCGTGTCGGCGTCCGGTGCTGACCCGCCACCGCGAGCCTGCCCCTTTCTAA